In Drosophila teissieri strain GT53w chromosome 2R, Prin_Dtei_1.1, whole genome shotgun sequence, the following proteins share a genomic window:
- the LOC122613547 gene encoding serine/threonine-protein phosphatase alpha-3 isoform, with protein sequence MMKKLLGNATNKNRTLKFDEGINLDQIIAKLKLIGEYGSVVQISVREIEEVCSRAREVLLKQPTLLEIPAPINLLGDIHGQFLNLLRYFESNGYPPDSVYLLLGDYVDRGKQSIETLTLLLALKARHPTKFYLLRGNHECSSLNHFYGFYDECKRRYTVKLWRTFVDCYNCLPLAAIIEDNIFCCHGGLSPHLFSMQQIREIHRPIEIPESGLICDILWSDPDLRIMGWGPNERGVSHTFGSDVVSAFLHRFKLNLICRGHQVVEDGYEFFAKRQLITIFSAPNYCGEFDNAGAMMCINRDLLCTFRVQRPILSEQKRVSENIV encoded by the coding sequence ATGATGAAGAAGTTACTGGGCAATGCCACGAACAAAAATCGCACTCTCAAGTTCGATGAGGGCATAAATCTGGACCAGATCATTgccaaactgaaactgatTGGGGAGTACGGCTCCGTGGTTCAGATTTCCGTGCGGGAAATCGAAGAGGTTTGTTCTCGGGCCAGGGAAGTACTGCTAAAGCAGCCGACCTTGCTGGAGATCCCGGCTCCGATTAATTTACTCGGCGATATACACGGCCAGTTCCTGAATCTATTGCGCTACTTTGAGTCCAACGGCTATCCGCCGGATTCGGTGTATCTGCTACTCGGCGACTATGTGGACAGGGGCAAGCAGTCCATCGAGACACTGACCCTGCTGCTGGCCCTCAAGGCGAGGCATCCGACCAAGTTCTACCTGCTGCGGGGCAACCACGAGTGCTCCAGCCTCAATCACTTCTACGGATTCTACGACGAGTGCAAGCGGCGGTACACGGTGAAGTTGTGGCGCACCTTCGTCGACTGCTACAACTGCCTGCCACTGGCGGCGATCATCGAGGACAATATCTTTTGCTGCCACGGCGGCCTGAGTCCCCATCTGTTCAGCATGCAGCAGATAAGGGAGATCCATCGACCCATCGAAATACCCGAATCCGGCCTGATATGCGACATTCTGTGGTCCGATCCCGATCTGCGCATCATGGGCTGGGGTCCCAACGAGCGGGGCGTCAGTCACACCTTCGGCTCGGACGTGGTCAGTGCGTTCCTGCACAGGTTCAAGTTGAATCTCATTTGCCGGGGTCACCAGGTCGTCGAGGATGGCTACGAGTTCTTCGCCAAGCGGCAGCTGATCACCATTTTCTCCGCTCCAAACTACTGCGGCGAGTTCGACAATGCCGGTGCCATGATGTGCATCAATCGGGATTTGTTGTGCACCTTCCGAGTTCAGAGGCCCATTTTATCGGAGCAGAAGAGAGTGTCGGAGAATATTGTTTGA
- the LOC122614006 gene encoding uncharacterized protein LOC122614006 — protein MSRNRSHLRQPQKVHESAEEESADEYDEIAATSWKNECKQLESSSPPESPEYLDFLEPEDPLEDSETNPLQEPEPLDLAVKPDCTINKEAVENHRRIYRQLGIHIPESPPKHPLLGYRFVVKLFLATDCSSMHFLKWSASGRELEVDYQGMQEHLSSGCSIFHSRNTLQFTGTLLAHGFERVWSKDVRKPAVRPTSILLIYRNPNFVKGQLQKLQKLAQECAKVEELSSAQTEAETRHPNHAHIARMSRHGDLCSTAYTCRSALQVARCHFHTLLGHQADLGVLKDRNSHDVFNKHIMTQLNVKRGRSSFNNAPVDLAPSKVSFAKFVKPHESVINIGIGQAPDYAGYYGKVELSKVNDFFSEYLPRYGSKITGYKDIVMDATNKSIGFQQNLPIGMNYSDDEDDVLPPLASDLDLDFMPSTSAAAKLKSSGRKLVEDSDLEQAMQELCGGSNLIEEEELPQTSSTTRFKAKPKPRAKTKTTKRQAKPLHSSSSEGEDYKADEEEFKSRKPKNVKFKGNSRDDHNSYAAEVQTDSEEQLIEEASDVKAKNMPYDDEEEEEQEEEEEEEEEEDYLDEDDEDYIDRNIQHRNAPEPPKSRRYDLRNPKRNAL, from the coding sequence ATGTCGAGGAACCGAAGCCATCTGCGCCAGCCACAGAAAGTGCATGAAAGTGCCGAGGAGGAGTCAGCTGATGAATACGATGAAATCGCAGCAACAAGTTGGAAAAACGAGTGCAAACAGCTGGAGTCGAGTTCGCCGCCGGAAAGCCCCGAGTATCTGGACTTTCTGGAGCCCGAGGATCCGCTGGAAGACAGCGAAACAAATCCTTTGCAGGAGCCAGAGCCACTCGACCTGGCAGTTAAACCCGATTGCACCATCAACAAGGAGGCCGTGGAGAACCATCGGCGGATTTACCGGCAGTTGGGCATTCATATCCCGGAATCGCCACCCAAACATCCGCTGCTCGGTTATCGTTTCGTCGTGAAACTCTTCCTGGCCACCGATTGTAGCTCGATGCACTTCCTCAAGTGGTCGGCGAGTGGCCGCGAACTGGAGGTCGACTATCAGGGCATGCAGGAGCATTTGTCCAGCGGATGTTCCATCTTTCATAGCCGCAATACTCTGCAATTCACGGGCACTCTGTTGGCCCACGGATTCGAGCGCGTTTGGTCGAAGGATGTGCGCAAGCCTGCAGTTCGTCCCACGTCCATCCTGCTGATCTATCGGAATCCGAACTTCGTCAAGGGTCAGCTGCAGAAGTTGCAGAAACTGGCCCAGGAATGTGCGAAAGTGGAGGAACTTTCGAGTGCGCAAACGGAGGCGGAAACGCGACATCCGAACCACGCCCATATTGCCAGGATGAGTCGGCACGGAGATCTCTGCTCCACAGCCTACACATGTCGTTCTGCGCTGCAGGTGGCCCGATGTCACTTCCACACGCTGCTGGGCCATCAGGCCGACTTGGGTGTCCTCAAGGATCGCAACAGCCACGATGTGTTCAACAAGCACATCATGACGCAACTGAATGTGAAGCGGGGACGCTCATCTTTCAACAATGCCCCAGTCGATTTGGCGCCCAGTAAAGTTTCGTTTGCGAAGTTCGTCAAGCCCCACGAATCGGTGATCAACATCGGCATTGGTCAAGCGCCCGACTATGCGGGCTACTATGGCAAGGTGGAGCTGTCCAAAGTGAACGACTTCTTCTCCGAGTATCTGCCGCGCTATGGCAGCAAGATCACCGGCTACAAGGACATCGTTATGGATGCCACCAACAAGTCGATTGGCTTCCAGCAGAACCTGCCCATCGGCATGAATTATTCGGATGACGAGGACGACGTCCTGCCACCGCTGGCATCCGATCTGGACTTGGACTTCATGCCCTCCACCTCGGCGGCGGCCAAGCTGAAATCCTCGGGTCGCAAGCTGGTGGAAGACTCGGACTTGGAGCAGGCCATGCAGGAACTGTGTGGCGGTTCCAATCTcatcgaggaggaggaactgCCACagaccagcagcaccaccaggtTTAAAGCCAAACCCAAGCCCagagccaaaaccaaaaccacaaaacgACAGGCGAAACCTCTGCATTCCAGTTCCAGCGAGGGTGAGGATTACAAGGCAGACGAGGAAGAGTTCAAGTCCAGAAAACCAAAGAACGTTAAGTTTAAGGGAAATTCAAGGGACGATCATAACTCCTATGCTGCTGAAGTGCAAACGGATTCCGAGGAGCAACTCATCGAGGAAGCGAGCGATGTTAAGGCGAAGAATATGCCATacgatgatgaggaggaggaggagcaggaggaggaggaggaggaggaagaggaggaggactacctggacgaggacgacgaggattatatcgatagaaatataCAGCACAGGAACGCTCCAGAGCCGCCAAAAAGCCGACGCTACGATCTTCGCAATCCCAAGCGAAATGCGCTTTGA
- the LOC122614005 gene encoding transmembrane protease serine 9 translates to MKLPWILIGILVFCGLCSAASERRVRPNQGNIFEWLGSILLPATTTTSSTTVLATTSTTTRSSTTSTTRSTTSSTTSSTTTSRTTVADFPIERDCVSCRCGLINTLYKIVGGQETRIHQYPWMAAILIYDRFYCAGSLINDLYVLTAAHCVEGVPPELITLRFLEHNRSHANDDVVIQRHVSRLKVHELYNPRSFDNDIAILRLNQPLDMGQHRVRPICLPVQSYNFDHELAIVAGWGAQREGGFGSDTLREVEVVVLPQSLCRNETTYRPGQITDNMMCAGYLAEGGKDACSGDSGGPLQTTFDEQPGQYQLAGIVSWGDGCARPQSPGVYTRVNQYLRWLASHTQGGCHCMPYPEEDY, encoded by the exons ATGAAGCTCCCATGGATTTTGATCGGCATACTCGTATTCTGCGGCTTGTGCAGTGCTGCAAGCGAACGGCGAGTGCGTCCAAATCAAGGAAATATTTTCGAGTGGCTGGGTTCAATATTGCTACCtgcaacaacgacaaccagCTCAACTACAGTACTTGCAACAACTTCCACAACAACCAGGAGTAGCACTACAAGTACAACCAGAAGTACAACGAGCAGCACAACGAGTAGTACTACGACATCCAGAACCACAGTGGCAGATTTTCCCATAGAGAGAGATTGTGTTTCCTGTCGCTGTGGCCTGATTAATACCCTGTACAAAATCGTTGGCGGTCAGGAGACGCGCATTCACCAATATCCCTGGATGGCCGCGATTCTGATCTACGATCGCTTCTACTGCGCGGGATCACTGATCAATGATCTCTATGTTCTAACAGCGGCACACTGTGTGGAAGGTGTTCCGCCGGAACTAATTACATTGCGATTTCTCGAGCACAATCGCAGTCATGCCAACGATGATGTAGTGATCCAGAGACATGTGTCCAGGCTGAAGGTACACGAGCTGTATAATCCGCGGAGCTTCGACAACGATATAGCTATACTACGGCTGAATCAACCACTCGATATGGGGCAGCATCGTGTGAGGCCCATTTGCCTGCCCGTGCAATCCTACAACTTCGATCACGAACTGGCCATCGTTGCTGGCTGGGGAGCTCAGAGGGAAGGTGGCTTTGGCTCAGATACACTAAGG gaggtggaagtggtggtgTTGCCACAATCGCTTTGCCGCAATGAAACGACCTACAGACCCGGGCAAATTACGGATAACATGATGTGTGCAGGATACTTGGCGGAGGGCGGCAAGGATGCCTGCAGTGGCGACAGCGGAGGACCTCTGCAGACCACCTTCGACGAGCAGCCGGGTCAATATCAGCTGGCGGGGATCGTGTCCTGGGGAGACGGCTGTGCCAGGCCTCAATCTCCTGGAGTTTACACCAGAGTCAATCAGTATCTTCGCTGGCTGGCTTCCCATACTCAGGGTGGCTGTCACTGCATGCCATATCCCGAGGAAGATTACTGA